The following proteins come from a genomic window of Sphingosinicella flava:
- a CDS encoding FtsB family cell division protein, whose amino-acid sequence MTNANNAILLIRRAALPALAILIIANFAGYAVFGSNGILQYGDYRRLKAERSIQLAQLEQERDRLAHRANLLDPRRADPDLAEEMVRSELGLVRQDEVVIPIAD is encoded by the coding sequence ATGACGAACGCGAATAACGCCATCCTGCTGATCCGCCGCGCGGCCTTGCCTGCGCTCGCGATCCTCATCATCGCGAACTTCGCGGGCTATGCGGTGTTCGGCTCGAACGGCATCCTGCAATATGGCGATTATCGCCGCCTGAAGGCGGAACGCTCCATTCAGCTCGCCCAGCTCGAGCAGGAACGCGATCGCCTCGCTCACCGTGCCAACCTTCTCGATCCGCGCAGGGCCGACCCGGACCTCGCTGAGGAAATGGTGCGCAGCGAACTGGGCCTGGTCCGTCAGGACGAAGTGGTCATTCCCATCGCGGACTAA